The proteins below are encoded in one region of Roseovarius bejariae:
- a CDS encoding aspartate aminotransferase family protein, translating to MIPSVLPTYNRAPLTFVKGEGSWLIEDDGRRFLDLGAGIAVNALGHANPALVEALTEQAGKLWHTSNLYDIPQQQALADKLVDTTFADTVFFTNSGTESCELAVKMARKYFYEKDQPERIDIIAFEGAFHGRSHAAIAAAGSEKMTKGFGPLLPGFKHVAWGDHDGLHAAINETTAAILIEPVQGEGGIRPLPDQCLKGLRDLCDEHGILLILDEVQCGMGRTGKLFAHEWAGIEPDIMMVAKGIGGGFPLGAVLASEEAASGMTAGTHGSTYGGNPLACAVGAKVMDIVADPAFLQDVNRKAGQLRQGLEGLVSSHPEVFEAVRGQGLMLGLKCKAANTDVVAAGYEAQVTTVPAADNVVRLLPALNISDDDIKEALSRLDAAATQVEQAMQKA from the coding sequence ATGATCCCGTCTGTCCTTCCGACCTATAACCGTGCGCCTTTGACCTTCGTCAAAGGCGAGGGAAGCTGGCTGATCGAGGACGACGGGCGCCGATTTCTGGATCTCGGGGCCGGCATCGCGGTGAATGCCCTTGGCCATGCGAACCCCGCGCTTGTGGAGGCGCTGACCGAGCAGGCGGGCAAGCTGTGGCATACCTCGAACCTCTATGACATTCCGCAGCAACAGGCCCTGGCCGATAAGCTGGTCGATACGACCTTTGCCGATACGGTATTTTTCACCAACTCCGGGACCGAGTCCTGCGAGTTGGCGGTAAAGATGGCGCGCAAGTATTTCTATGAGAAGGATCAGCCCGAGCGCATTGACATCATTGCCTTCGAGGGGGCGTTCCATGGCCGCTCCCACGCGGCGATTGCCGCTGCCGGGTCCGAGAAGATGACCAAGGGCTTTGGCCCATTGTTGCCGGGGTTCAAACACGTGGCATGGGGCGATCACGATGGCCTGCATGCGGCGATCAACGAGACCACGGCCGCCATCCTGATCGAGCCCGTGCAGGGCGAGGGGGGCATCCGGCCTTTACCCGATCAATGCCTCAAGGGCCTGCGCGACCTGTGTGACGAACATGGCATCCTGTTGATCCTTGACGAGGTGCAATGCGGCATGGGCCGTACGGGCAAGCTGTTTGCACATGAATGGGCCGGCATCGAGCCGGACATCATGATGGTTGCCAAGGGCATCGGCGGGGGCTTCCCCCTCGGTGCGGTTCTGGCCAGTGAAGAGGCCGCAAGCGGTATGACGGCGGGTACCCATGGCTCCACCTACGGGGGCAATCCCCTTGCCTGTGCCGTGGGTGCGAAGGTGATGGACATCGTGGCCGACCCGGCGTTCCTTCAGGATGTGAACCGCAAGGCGGGGCAATTGCGCCAAGGGCTGGAGGGCCTTGTTTCATCTCATCCGGAGGTGTTCGAAGCCGTCCGGGGGCAGGGCCTGATGCTGGGCCTGAAATGCAAGGCCGCCAATACCGACGTGGTTGCCGCCGGCTATGAGGCGCAGGTCACCACCGTTCCTGCGGCGGATAATGTGGTGCGGCTCCTGCCCGCGCTCAATATCTCAGACGACGACATCAAGGAGGCCCTGAGCCGACTCGACGCCGCGGCCACCCAAGTTGAACAAGCGATGCAAAAGGCCTGA
- a CDS encoding DMT family transporter, whose amino-acid sequence MFTPRAQNPALAASLTVLAAAFAAGTTLLAKALGTGVLGPEMHALQISFGRFLFALITISCATAVLHPKFTRPHLGLHAGRSALGWGGVTLMFAAAAFIPLSDATAISFLNPVFGMLLAIPLLGEKVGPVRWSAALIALAGAAVLTRPGGEAIELGAVLALCSALCLGAELILIKRLSGREGPLQILFINNAIGLLIAGFAASFVWQAPTLSQWLALAGIGVLMAGAQACFVNAMARADASFVAPFFYAALVFAAIYDAAVFRVVPDAVSILGACIILTGAGLLAWREGRVRAPFPAPRK is encoded by the coding sequence ATGTTCACACCTCGCGCCCAGAACCCAGCCCTTGCCGCCAGCTTGACAGTCCTTGCCGCAGCCTTTGCCGCGGGCACGACCCTGTTGGCAAAGGCCCTTGGTACAGGCGTTCTTGGCCCCGAGATGCACGCGCTTCAAATCAGCTTTGGCCGCTTTCTTTTTGCTTTGATTACAATAAGTTGCGCGACCGCCGTATTGCACCCCAAGTTCACAAGGCCGCATCTGGGCCTGCACGCAGGGCGCTCGGCTCTTGGCTGGGGCGGAGTAACGCTGATGTTCGCTGCGGCAGCGTTCATTCCGCTGTCGGATGCCACCGCCATCAGCTTTCTGAACCCGGTCTTCGGTATGCTTTTGGCCATTCCGTTGCTGGGCGAAAAGGTGGGGCCGGTCCGATGGAGCGCGGCCTTGATCGCCCTTGCCGGGGCCGCCGTCTTGACCCGCCCCGGCGGTGAGGCGATTGAGCTTGGTGCGGTACTCGCGCTGTGTTCGGCCTTGTGCCTTGGGGCGGAGCTTATCTTGATCAAGCGCCTTTCCGGGCGGGAAGGACCGTTGCAAATCCTGTTCATAAACAATGCGATAGGCCTTCTTATTGCAGGGTTTGCCGCCAGCTTCGTCTGGCAGGCACCAACCCTTTCGCAATGGCTCGCGCTTGCCGGGATCGGCGTCCTCATGGCCGGGGCGCAGGCCTGTTTCGTCAATGCCATGGCACGCGCGGATGCAAGTTTCGTGGCCCCTTTTTTCTATGCCGCACTGGTCTTTGCCGCGATCTATGATGCGGCGGTGTTCCGGGTGGTGCCGGATGCGGTGTCGATCCTCGGGGCATGCATCATCCTGACGGGCGCGGGCCTTTTGGCATGGCGCGAAGGGCGTGTTCGCGCCCCTTTCCCTGCCCCGCGAAAGTGA
- a CDS encoding sterol desaturase family protein: MTDQICFPDVVKWAVPFFIAAILIEVLWIALKGKGGRYETRDAVTSLIMGAGNVASGVLLGFIAYGFFMLLWALTPLDLGTSWWVIAVCFVLDDLRYYWVHRFGHRIRWVWASHVNHHSSQHYNLTTALRQTWTGTFTFMMVVRSPLILLGFHPAMVLFCGGLNLIYQFWIHTEAIGKMPRWFEAVMNTPSHHRVHHGRNARYLDANYAGVFIVWDKIFGTYVPELEEEKPDYGLVHNLGTFNPIRVAFHEWVGIFKDATQPGLTWRERLNYCIKPPGWSHDGSRDTSEEIKRKYLTSHPDKRGTPGF, translated from the coding sequence ATGACAGACCAGATCTGTTTTCCCGATGTCGTCAAATGGGCCGTGCCCTTTTTCATCGCGGCCATCCTGATCGAGGTGCTTTGGATCGCGCTCAAGGGCAAAGGTGGGCGGTACGAGACACGCGATGCGGTGACATCGCTGATCATGGGGGCGGGCAATGTGGCGTCGGGGGTCCTATTGGGCTTTATCGCCTACGGATTTTTCATGCTGTTATGGGCCCTTACACCGCTTGACCTTGGCACCTCGTGGTGGGTGATCGCGGTGTGTTTCGTGCTGGACGACCTGCGCTATTACTGGGTTCACCGCTTCGGGCATCGGATCAGGTGGGTCTGGGCCAGCCACGTGAACCACCATTCCAGCCAGCATTACAACCTGACAACCGCCCTCAGGCAGACCTGGACAGGCACATTCACCTTCATGATGGTGGTGCGTAGCCCCTTGATTTTGCTGGGGTTTCACCCGGCCATGGTGTTGTTCTGCGGCGGGTTGAACCTGATTTACCAGTTCTGGATTCACACCGAGGCCATCGGCAAGATGCCACGCTGGTTCGAGGCGGTGATGAACACCCCTTCGCACCACCGGGTGCACCATGGCCGCAATGCGCGGTACCTGGATGCAAACTATGCCGGGGTCTTTATCGTCTGGGACAAGATCTTCGGCACCTATGTTCCTGAATTGGAAGAGGAAAAGCCCGATTACGGGTTGGTACATAACCTTGGCACCTTCAACCCGATCCGGGTGGCCTTTCACGAATGGGTGGGGATTTTCAAGGATGCGACACAGCCGGGGTTAACATGGCGTGAACGGCTGAACTATTGCATCAAGCCCCCCGGTTGGAGCCACGACGGAAGCCGGGACACCAGCGAGGAGATCAAGCGCAAGTACCTGACGAGCCACCCCGACAAGCGCGGCACGCCCGGGTTCTGA
- a CDS encoding tetratricopeptide repeat protein, which produces MKYLLLLLLGFWPTLLLATETGEAHDVLAEMGIKVSSGAASGYVPDAVCAECHVDKAESFADMGMARSFYKPRPETAIEDFSATPFFHEPSQRYYEMDLRGEDYWFTRYGKTPAGDKIDVFSTKVDWILGSGNHSRIYLYQTPDGAMFQLPVSWYTQDGVWAMAPGYEFPDHKGVLRAISNRCMTCHNSYPAYPEDAGFAGQPQLFPQDMPEGINCQRCHGPGADHVERAYGGADSLEELQAAITNPGKLPREKLYSICYGCHMQPTASINGQLRLGRGEFSFRPGQHVHDFLMKMEIEDPAVPAPERFEINHHPYRMEQSACFTQTQGELGCLTCHDPHVKIKPEDRAAHYRAACLSCHETDDAGLPAMAEAGDRHPQIAQSDDCTACHMPKRRTQDVVEVWMTDHKITRTVAPEGDRLAPIPSEKVQVKRIFPADPDQDVPEAERRALTLMSVLEYTAYKTPAMSRKLHGILDSDKVDHFEPWLTLLNSYVAQKNFAAAARIADHTLSRAPENPGVITAAAITRFRTGHQQQAIAMLRELVKTQPGNIEPRLKLGNFLAVTGQVPEAMQHVKKVVELRPNHWQAWTLLAGLQRAMGAQEDAVAAYLKALDIRPESHGVRRATVKMLDSAGRKDEAKEHFEMLKR; this is translated from the coding sequence GTGAAATACCTGCTTCTACTTTTGCTCGGTTTTTGGCCGACACTCCTTCTGGCGACCGAAACCGGGGAAGCCCATGACGTCCTTGCCGAGATGGGCATCAAGGTCAGCTCAGGCGCGGCCAGCGGATATGTGCCTGATGCCGTCTGTGCCGAATGCCATGTCGACAAGGCCGAAAGTTTCGCGGACATGGGGATGGCGCGCAGCTTCTACAAACCCCGGCCCGAGACCGCGATCGAGGATTTCTCGGCCACTCCCTTTTTCCACGAACCCAGCCAGCGGTACTACGAAATGGACCTGCGCGGCGAGGATTATTGGTTCACCCGCTATGGCAAAACCCCCGCCGGTGACAAGATCGACGTGTTCTCGACCAAGGTCGACTGGATACTCGGATCGGGCAACCATTCGCGCATCTATCTTTACCAGACACCCGATGGCGCGATGTTCCAGCTGCCGGTCTCGTGGTACACTCAGGACGGCGTCTGGGCGATGGCCCCCGGATATGAGTTTCCCGATCACAAGGGGGTTTTGCGGGCGATCAGCAACCGCTGCATGACCTGCCACAATTCCTACCCGGCCTATCCCGAGGACGCGGGCTTTGCCGGCCAGCCACAGCTGTTCCCGCAAGACATGCCCGAAGGGATCAACTGTCAGCGGTGCCACGGCCCCGGTGCCGACCATGTGGAGCGGGCCTATGGCGGCGCTGACAGCCTTGAGGAATTGCAGGCCGCCATCACCAACCCCGGAAAGCTGCCGCGCGAGAAGCTCTATAGCATCTGCTATGGCTGCCACATGCAGCCCACGGCCTCGATCAACGGGCAATTGCGCCTTGGCCGGGGGGAGTTTTCCTTTCGCCCCGGCCAACACGTGCATGATTTCCTCATGAAAATGGAGATCGAAGACCCCGCCGTGCCCGCGCCCGAGCGTTTCGAGATCAACCACCACCCCTACCGGATGGAGCAAAGCGCCTGTTTTACCCAGACACAGGGCGAATTGGGATGCCTGACCTGCCACGACCCGCATGTGAAAATCAAACCCGAGGACCGCGCCGCGCATTACCGCGCCGCATGCCTGAGCTGCCACGAAACCGACGACGCGGGCCTGCCCGCCATGGCCGAGGCCGGTGACCGGCACCCGCAAATCGCGCAAAGCGACGATTGCACCGCCTGCCACATGCCCAAGCGCCGCACGCAGGATGTAGTCGAGGTCTGGATGACCGACCACAAGATCACCCGCACCGTCGCCCCCGAAGGCGACCGCCTTGCCCCGATCCCAAGCGAGAAAGTACAGGTCAAGCGTATCTTCCCTGCCGACCCCGATCAGGATGTGCCCGAGGCCGAACGCCGCGCGCTGACCTTGATGTCGGTACTGGAATACACCGCTTACAAGACCCCGGCCATGAGCCGGAAACTCCATGGCATCCTCGACAGTGACAAGGTCGATCATTTCGAGCCATGGCTGACCCTGCTCAATTCCTACGTGGCGCAAAAGAATTTCGCCGCCGCCGCCCGTATTGCCGATCACACCCTGTCACGGGCCCCAGAAAATCCCGGTGTCATCACCGCCGCCGCGATCACGCGGTTCCGCACCGGGCATCAGCAACAGGCCATTGCGATGCTGCGCGAGCTGGTGAAAACGCAACCCGGGAATATTGAGCCGCGCTTGAAGCTTGGGAATTTCCTCGCGGTGACGGGGCAGGTGCCCGAAGCCATGCAGCATGTGAAGAAAGTGGTCGAGCTGCGCCCCAACCATTGGCAGGCCTGGACGCTTCTGGCCGGGCTTCAGCGGGCCATGGGGGCGCAGGAAGACGCGGTTGCCGCCTATCTCAAGGCGCTCGATATTCGGCCCGAGTCGCATGGTGTGCGCCGGGCCACGGTAAAGATGCTGGATTCCGCAGGTCGCAAGGACGAGGCGAAAGAGCATTTCGAGATGCTCAAGCGCTGA